AATGCAGAGAAAAATGTTGGTAGCAAAGAAAGAACGTATGGAACATCTGATTGCCAGCATTGATGATATCCTGAAAGGAGAGAATAAAATGGATTTTGCGATTTTTAGTAAAACGGAAGTTGAAGAAATGTTCCAAACTATGTTTGAACATATGCCTGACAATATGAAAGAACTTGCTGTAAAAGAGTTTGGAAGCATTGAAGAATGGAAAAAGCATTATATTAAGACCGTTTCATCAGAAGAAATGCAGAAAGGCTATGCTAAAGTTGTTGAGTGGTATGGAGGAAAAGAGCAATTCCTGTCTGTTGCCAACAATCCTATTAGCAAAGAGGCTGCAGAAAGTTACAACCAACAATTTGACAATCTTTTATACAAATTAGCAGCTAAAAAAGTATGTTCACCAGATTCTTCTGAAGTAAGAGAACTTGTTTCCGAATACGGTTTTCTTATGAAACAACTTTCACAGATAAAGAAAGAACACGGTCTGATGGTTGCACAGGCTCAATATTACCGTAATGAAAAAATCAAACCTATGATAGATGAAAAATACGGCAATGGTACAGCCGAATTCTTCGCACAAGCTTTCGAAGCATTTTATAAAGACAAGTAATCATTAGAACTACACAAAAGCACAACAATACACCATGCAGGGAATCAAAATGGTTTCCTGCTTTTTTTATGCCAACCAGTGAAAATGGCACAGAAATGACCTGCTTCTGCGATTGAAGCGTAAAATTACCCATGCTACAATAGGTATTGCTTATAGTTTTCCTTATTTCCAGCACCCATAGATGGTGCTTTTTTGTACCTGTAAATTCAATCGCTGACAGCAGGTTCTATGTACTTTGTACGTACACTATACTTACAATACCAAACGTATTCTGTACGTACAGCCATATGTATAAAGTTTCCTATTATATATAGAAGGGAGTCAATCATGAAAACAAGGAACGAAATCTATCAAGGAGAGGGAGCCAAGCTCTTACGGTTCATTACCACTTACCATACTCTGAGGTATGACCAGGTTTTACAACTTTTCTCCCGACATGAGCAGTCTATCAAGTCATTGATTACCAGCCTCATCAAACAAGGGCGCATCATTTACGATAAAGAGCATGACCTTCTTTGTGACAGCCAGCAGTCTGCTGAGAATCCTGACTATGCTATAATTACATGCTTCTGGGTACTGCTGGATTTTAAGAAAGGTGTTGTATACCACACCAGTGGCGAATTTCCAATCAAGCTCAATTTCTTTTCGCAAGATGAACAATACGAAATCATCTATATCGGTGAAGAACAGGAGGCTCTGATCAATCATGTGATGGAAAGTATCCCATCACATGGTTCCAAACGCCTGATTGTCTTAGAATCCGAAAGCCAGGCTGCCAAAATCACCATTGATGATGTAGCCGCTTACTGCCTTGTAAATGAATCCGGTGCTGTCAGTTACTACATGAGAAAGTAGGTTATTATGACGCAAAATACACCAACCATTTACCAGCGGCTTGAAAAACTGGAAGGGGAGCTGCAAAAACTGACGAATACCGTTTACGCTCTGAAGGTCACTGATATCCAGAATTATGATAAAAATTTTGAGGAACTGAGCGTCAGTGCTGCTCTTCGGGCGGAGCGGATTGCCTGCCAGATGCGTAACCTTGTCTGTCCGGCTCTCTCCCCAAATCAAGCAGCTTATCTTCCCAAAGCGGCAGATGCACAGGGAATGCGGATTGCAGAACAGCAGGGGATTCTCACCATTACGCTTCCCGGACTGCTTCCGAAACGAAGAGTCCACACAAACACTGCATTTCTCCATGAACCGCTTAATTATATGCTTCGGGAGTATGTAAAACAAAATGCCCTGCCCCTCTATCGTGACTGCGTGATATGTTTCAGTCAAATATATGACAGGGAACTTCCTCAAAGACGTATCCGGGATTATGACAATCTGGAGTTTAAACAGATTCTGGATACACTTTGTACTTATGTTCTGACAGATGACAGCGGCTTTTTCTGTGATTCCTACTACACGACACAGCTTGGCTTAAAGGACTGTACACTGGTATCGGTTATGGAAAAAGCTGACTTTCCGAAATGGCTGCAGAACCAGAAAAATCATCACGAAAGCATGTCGGAAAATCTCCTGACTTCTCAGGCAGAAATCCGACATCGGTAAGAACCACCGCAGGGAACTTTGTTTTCTTGCTTTTTTTATCTCCAAACCACCGGAGATTTACCCAAGTATAGGCTTGCATGGGTAAGAACTGAATTGAGGTGATGCTTATTTGATAAGACCTGACACTACGAAATACCGCTTACTGGAAATGATAGGGATGTGCGGGGAATTTCCCGCAGACCAGCTAAACAGACTCATCCCAAGTGCCTCCTATGCGGAAAAACTCATTACGGATTTGAAGGCGGAACACCTCATCCGTACCCACTACCGGGATGCTCTCAGAGGCTACCGTCTTACAAAAGCTGCGAAAGAGATGCTGTTATCTGTCTCGCCACTACGCTTCCAGTGCTATCTGACCGGCAATACCGAGACGAACCTCATCCGAAGTGAAGTATCCCGACGTATCCGCTTACATCAGAAAGCCGAAACGTATCTGACACTCCTTCATGCCGGGATTCCCTTTTATCCGGATGTAAAACCTGACATCTTCTGTAATCACCGCGAAGCTGGTTCCATCGGTATGCGAAGCCTTCCTCTTTTTTACGCTTCCAGAGAAATTAAGGAATTGGGCCCGGAGACCACGAAGATTAGGAACTCCCGCAGCATGGGCATCCTGATGGCACCGCAATGTGTCTATGTCCTTTATAACACGAGAAACGGAGTCCTGAAATGGGAATATCGAACGGAAGTCCGCTTAAACGCCTTCCTGCAGCATTACCTGCAAGGCTACCCTTACAACGGACATCCACAGATCCGGGCAATCATGACCGGAACCGACATGGAAATGGCTTTCCGGCTGTTTACCAGTACCGGGGGCTACAAAAAGAGCCTGTTTATGCTGGACACCTCCTTCGAGCATTTCCATTACCTTCCCAATACTCCGGAAGGGGAAGTGCTTTTAAAACTGCTGGTTCACCCTGAGATCATGGAAAAGCTGGACAACCTCCTGCTGTCCGATCTGGGCTGCCGCAGCGATTCAATTCCACTGGAACATGATGCCACGGATGCTTCCGGGAACCCCACCCTTCTTGCTTATGATTTTGACATGCAGCGAATCAACCGGTTCAATACCGGCTTAAATGTATACGGCAGATCCGGGAACCTGATCTGTTTCGATTTTCAGATTCCGGTCCTGAAAAAATACTTAACTGCCACAATCCATTTCTCCAGTATTGACCTTTGCAAATTCAAAAGGGGGTTTTTACATGAACCGTAAATGGTGGAAGCTCATTTATATGCTTCCGATTACCTTCTGCACCCTCTATGCAGGAGGCTATGTTGCTCAATTTATCCGCAACTATCAGACCTGGGAATCTGCCGGCAATTTTGCCGGAAACGGAACTGCCCCGCAGATCCCCTCCCCGCACCCGCTCGCCTGTCTGGATGCCCTGACTGCTTTCCCGTACAATCTGTATGGGATTTTTCTATGTCTGGCAGCTTTTGGACTCCTGACCTTCCTTCTCATGCGTATGGGATTTGACCGAAACGGGGAAATAACAGACCGGGGCCGGAACCTGAATTATTCCACAAAGGGAACCTATGGGACTTCCGGTTTTATGACTTTGGAGGAAATGCATCAGGTACTGGAGCTTACGAATGATGTCAAGAAACACAAGGGAACCATTCTTGGAAAACTGAACGGAAAAGCCGTTTGTCTCCCGAAGGATACCCGCATGAACCGGAATATTGCCGTTTATGGTGCCAGCGGTTCCATGAAAAGCCGGGCCTTTGCACGCAACATGATCTTCCAGTGTGTTGCCCGCGGGGAAAGCCTCATCATCACCGATCCAAAATCGGAATTGTACGAAAGTACAGCCACTTACCTTGAGAATGCCGGATATATCGTGAAATCCTTTAATCTTGTAAACCCGGAAAACTCGGATAGTTGGAATTGTCTGGGTGAAATTGGCGGACAGGAAACCATGGCACAGGTATTTGCTGATGTCATCATCCAGAATACCGGTTCTGCCAAAGGCGATCACTTCTGGGACAATGCCGAGATGAACTTATTAAAAGCTCTGATTCTCTATGTGGATCAGGGATTCCCACCGGAGGCAAAGAATATCGGACAGGTATACAAACTCCTGACCATGAGTTCGGAAAAAGAACTGAACAGCCTCTTTGACCTGCTTCCGGTCTCCCATCCGGCAAAAGTCCCCTACTGCATCTATAAGCAGGCAAGTGACACGGTACGTTCCGGCGTCATCATCGGACTCGGTTCCAGACTTCAGGTATTCCAGAACAAGCTGATCCGCCAGATCACTTCCTATGATGAGATCAACCTGACGCTGCCGGGAAAAGAAAAATGTGCATACTTCTGCATCACTTCGGATCAAGACAGCACTTTTGATTTTCTTTCTTCCCTGTTTATGACCTTCGTATTTATCAAACTGGTCCGTTATGCAGACACCTATGGGGAAGATGGAAAACTGCCGGTTCCGGTACATATCCTGGCTGATGAGCTGGCGAATACGGGAGCAATCCTATCGCTCAACAAAAAGATTTCCGTGATCCGAAGTCGAAACCTCAGTATTTCCTGCATTTTCCAGAACCTGCCTCAGATGCAGAACCGGTATCCCTTAAACCAATGGCAGGAAATCATCGGGAACTGCGACACTCAGCTATTTTTAGGCTGTACGGATGAGGTAACTGCTACATTTATCTCTAACCGCTCCGGTGATGTGACCGTTGGTGTCAGCAGCGAAGCCAAACAATTAAATAGCTGGAGAGTATCCGATTATACACCGGAATACCGCCAGACCAGATCCATCGGGAAACGAAAGCTCTTAACTCCGGATGAGATCCTGCGCCTGCCTCTGGATACCGCACTGATTATCCTGCGTGGCCAGAAAGTACTGCAGGTAGAAAAATACGATTACACCCTGCACCCGGATGCCAAAAAACTCATTCCCCGGAAGGCTTCCGAGCATATTCCGGAATGGAGAAAAGGAGCATGTAGTGAAGAATATACGTACACTCCGACTATTCCTGCTTCCCGCCCGAAGAAAACTGCTTCTTATGGAAAGCAGAAAAAG
This Ruminococcus hominis DNA region includes the following protein-coding sequences:
- a CDS encoding MerR family transcriptional regulator; amino-acid sequence: MRTVKEISGLTGISVRTLHYYDEIGLLKPTQKSDAGYRLYDDRALEILQQILFFREFDIPLKEIKAVLENPALERNQILQMQRKMLVAKKERMEHLIASIDDILKGENKMDFAIFSKTEVEEMFQTMFEHMPDNMKELAVKEFGSIEEWKKHYIKTVSSEEMQKGYAKVVEWYGGKEQFLSVANNPISKEAAESYNQQFDNLLYKLAAKKVCSPDSSEVRELVSEYGFLMKQLSQIKKEHGLMVAQAQYYRNEKIKPMIDEKYGNGTAEFFAQAFEAFYKDK
- a CDS encoding DUF5697 family protein → MKTRNEIYQGEGAKLLRFITTYHTLRYDQVLQLFSRHEQSIKSLITSLIKQGRIIYDKEHDLLCDSQQSAENPDYAIITCFWVLLDFKKGVVYHTSGEFPIKLNFFSQDEQYEIIYIGEEQEALINHVMESIPSHGSKRLIVLESESQAAKITIDDVAAYCLVNESGAVSYYMRK
- a CDS encoding DUF6100 family protein, yielding MTQNTPTIYQRLEKLEGELQKLTNTVYALKVTDIQNYDKNFEELSVSAALRAERIACQMRNLVCPALSPNQAAYLPKAADAQGMRIAEQQGILTITLPGLLPKRRVHTNTAFLHEPLNYMLREYVKQNALPLYRDCVICFSQIYDRELPQRRIRDYDNLEFKQILDTLCTYVLTDDSGFFCDSYYTTQLGLKDCTLVSVMEKADFPKWLQNQKNHHESMSENLLTSQAEIRHR
- a CDS encoding VirD4-like conjugal transfer protein, CD1115 family — encoded protein: MNRKWWKLIYMLPITFCTLYAGGYVAQFIRNYQTWESAGNFAGNGTAPQIPSPHPLACLDALTAFPYNLYGIFLCLAAFGLLTFLLMRMGFDRNGEITDRGRNLNYSTKGTYGTSGFMTLEEMHQVLELTNDVKKHKGTILGKLNGKAVCLPKDTRMNRNIAVYGASGSMKSRAFARNMIFQCVARGESLIITDPKSELYESTATYLENAGYIVKSFNLVNPENSDSWNCLGEIGGQETMAQVFADVIIQNTGSAKGDHFWDNAEMNLLKALILYVDQGFPPEAKNIGQVYKLLTMSSEKELNSLFDLLPVSHPAKVPYCIYKQASDTVRSGVIIGLGSRLQVFQNKLIRQITSYDEINLTLPGKEKCAYFCITSDQDSTFDFLSSLFMTFVFIKLVRYADTYGEDGKLPVPVHILADELANTGAILSLNKKISVIRSRNLSISCIFQNLPQMQNRYPLNQWQEIIGNCDTQLFLGCTDEVTATFISNRSGDVTVGVSSEAKQLNSWRVSDYTPEYRQTRSIGKRKLLTPDEILRLPLDTALIILRGQKVLQVEKYDYTLHPDAKKLIPRKASEHIPEWRKGACSEEYTYTPTIPASRPKKTASYGKQKKKKTEPIFDQQSVYQEPDYHDFPDDFSADDYPDHTDMVPLDKDSIMS